TTTGCAACAATCCCAatattctttctacttctttttctgttgcttctTGATTACTATTTAGGTCCAACTTCCTCAACTTTGTAGGCATATCcccattttcttccattttacgAACTTTTTTCTGATGTCCAAGTCGGGGTTTTGGTGCAGAAGGTTCTGGCTTGaaagaaccaaaaataaagtGGAATGTTTCAGCTTGTACTATCCAGGATGTTGCTTCCTTTTGTACTGTCTCCCAGAAGGAAAGAGCTATATTATCATCACAACCACTCAATTCATCACGCTCATCATGTTCCATCCAATTCAGACCCACAAACATAAACAGAAAGTCACAAAATGTCACTTGATTAAAAAAGCTCATATCAGAGTTTAactgctttgctttttctttaccCAAATCAGAAGCCAAAACAAGAAACTGGGCATCAAGGGCTGCTTCTCTTGTTCGGCTCACCCCGTCAAACAGGATGTTGGCTTCTTCAAGTGCCTCGGTTAACGAGTCGCTCGCGGTGTTCACGATGTCATCGCGGTTCTGCTGGACGCTGTAGATGAGCTGCCGGTACTGCTTGCGGATATTCCGACATTTCTCTTCATCATCTGCAAGCCCCAGGAGGTTTGGGTCGATGTCGGCCTCTCCAGAGCTGAGGTCGTCAGAGCAGCCATCACCCCCCGCCGCCACTTCCACCTTCATCGGTTCCGCCTCCTCCACCTGTTTCACCGAGTACTCTCTAACGGTGAAGGTCATGAGCGgctcccctcctttctcttcgTCTCCCTTCAGGGAACCTTTTTCGTCAGACATATCGGATATGAGCGGCGCTCAGGCAGCCGGGGCGCTCGGCTAACCGCCTGCCCAGCGTTTCTGACGCCGGCGGAAATCGAAGGGGCAGCTCGAGCCGAAGAGGACGCCGCCCATGCGCACAAGAGCCCAGCCCGGCCGGGCCCGCCCCCCGCGCAAGGACGCCCCGCCCCGCGGAGCCCCGCCCCGCAGAGCCCCGCCCCGGCGTACTCACGCTCGGAACCGCGCAGTAGTGGGCCGCAAATCCACACGCACTAATCGTGGGGCAGGTATTCCTTCTAGCGTTTACTGTCACTTAACTGTTAAAGAAACACTTTTGGACAAGCATATGACATAAGTTTGGTGGAGACTAAAGGTCCTGCGCTTTAAAACATTCGCTGCCATATAGGTTCAGTTGACCTACAGTTTTCGTTCTTACTATGATTAAGAGGTGTTTTATCTGGTGTTCTGTTTTTGGCTAGGCTACATAATGCCGGTAAGGCCAAGGGCCGTGAAATGCGGAACCTCCATGACAAACAGGCCAACTCTCAGGTTCCTTTGCAAGGTGATTGgaattcattataaaaatgtaaattgcgTTAATTACTTTCGCACCTCTTCAAAAGCTAAATCTCTTCTTCCGCCCAATCCCACCTCAAGGACCTAGAGGTTAGGGGGAGCCGTGAGAATCCCTGCTAACGCATTAGAGAAGTGAGTGCTGGGC
This Microcebus murinus isolate Inina chromosome 10, M.murinus_Inina_mat1.0, whole genome shotgun sequence DNA region includes the following protein-coding sequences:
- the EID3 gene encoding EP300-interacting inhibitor of differentiation 3 isoform X2, whose protein sequence is MTFTVREYSVKQVEEAEPMKVEVAAGGDGCSDDLSSGEADIDPNLLGLADDEEKCRNIRKQYRQLIYSVQQNRDDIVNTASDSLTEALEEANILFDGVSRTREAALDAQFLVLASDLGKEKAKQLNSDMSFFNQVTFCDFLFMFVGLNWMEHDERDELSGCDDNIALSFWETVQKEATSWIVQAETFHFIFGSFKPEPSAPKPRLGHQKKVRKMEENGDMPTKLRKLDLNSNQEATEKEVERILGLLQTYFRKYPDTPVSYFEFVIDPNSFSRTVENIFYVSFIIRDGFARIRLDQDRLPILEPININQMDDENDPSSHGRKQGVISLSLQDWKNIVATFEISEAMIKNSY
- the EID3 gene encoding EP300-interacting inhibitor of differentiation 3 isoform X1, whose translation is MSDEKGSLKGDEEKGGEPLMTFTVREYSVKQVEEAEPMKVEVAAGGDGCSDDLSSGEADIDPNLLGLADDEEKCRNIRKQYRQLIYSVQQNRDDIVNTASDSLTEALEEANILFDGVSRTREAALDAQFLVLASDLGKEKAKQLNSDMSFFNQVTFCDFLFMFVGLNWMEHDERDELSGCDDNIALSFWETVQKEATSWIVQAETFHFIFGSFKPEPSAPKPRLGHQKKVRKMEENGDMPTKLRKLDLNSNQEATEKEVERILGLLQTYFRKYPDTPVSYFEFVIDPNSFSRTVENIFYVSFIIRDGFARIRLDQDRLPILEPININQMDDENDPSSHGRKQGVISLSLQDWKNIVATFEISEAMIKNSY